One window of the Candidatus Angelobacter sp. genome contains the following:
- a CDS encoding DEAD/DEAH box helicase: MPFSKLSLSLAVVEGVKARGYIEPTPNQLRAIPLILAGHDGIGSAQTGTGKTGAFVCGSVFFLKLVFLKIKLSRDLIDQ, encoded by the coding sequence ATGCCGTTTTCCAAATTGAGCCTTTCCCTGGCGGTTGTCGAAGGTGTCAAGGCAAGGGGCTACATTGAGCCGACGCCGAATCAACTTCGCGCCATTCCGTTGATTCTCGCCGGACACGATGGCATCGGCAGCGCGCAGACCGGCACCGGCAAGACCGGAGCGTTTGTCTGCGGGTCAGTTTTTTTCCTTAAACTCGTATTTCTGAAGATTAAGTTGTCCCGCGATCTCATCGACCAATAG
- a CDS encoding glycosyltransferase, whose translation MQVFDSAEGRADVDGKFFRLCGKKFYLKGVTYGPFAPNDRGEFFASPAQTTNDFQQHRELGANLLRVYYVPPRWVLDLALEHGLKLLIDIPWEKHRCFLEEPASQKHARETVRRAVTDCRAHPAVFAYSVVNEIPAEIVRWSGVRRVECFIDLLVEEAKGIDDKALCTFASFPPTEFLRPQGIDFCSFNVYLHQLASFEAYLARLQSLVGDKPLVLGEFGFDSKREGEGLKCELLASQTEAAFRAGAAGTIVFSFTDDWFRSGRQIEDWEFGLTTHARQPKESFRTVQKAYAVAPYFPLPRFPKVSVIVASYNGARTLKACLDSLARLNYPEYEVILVDDGSTDNTLEIASLYPQVRYLRQGNQGLSVARNTGVGAASGEIIAFTDSDCRADDDWLRYLVGDLLRGDYKGIGGHNFLPPEDSSVAAAVLVSPGGPAHVMLTDREAEHVPGCNMGFYKWALDDIRGFDPVFRKAGDDVDVCWRFQERGHKIGFSPAGFVWHYRRSTVKAYLKQQNGYGEAEALLLQKHPEYFSAFGGGIWHGRIYSASKFGVTLSRPMVYHGLFGSGFFQKLYTPAPSFALMFCTSLEYHLLINLPLLALSISFHKLAPVALVSVLTSFGVCVVACIQAELPKKKRKFWSRPLVAVLFFLQPVVRGWARYRWRWDIRARPQPRSGAADSDDRIHQSQLVETSCYWSNEGADRYTFLNRILSGLDLGGWQSKWDSGWSAHDVEVFGSRWSRVRLTTVAEELSHNKRFLRCRFKATWSLPALFAFWLLLFGELLLISLFASLEPWLWMILLGTPLLGWCLEDEKQHQQQSVALLVDEIAGQLNLQKYEFKEKN comes from the coding sequence ATGCAGGTTTTCGACAGTGCAGAAGGAAGAGCGGACGTGGACGGTAAATTTTTTCGCCTTTGCGGGAAGAAGTTCTACCTGAAAGGCGTGACCTACGGCCCCTTTGCTCCAAACGATCGCGGCGAGTTTTTTGCCTCGCCCGCACAAACGACAAATGATTTCCAACAACATCGTGAACTCGGAGCCAATTTGCTCCGCGTGTACTACGTCCCTCCGCGCTGGGTCTTGGATCTAGCGTTGGAACACGGTTTGAAGTTATTGATCGACATTCCGTGGGAAAAACATCGGTGTTTTTTGGAGGAACCCGCCTCGCAAAAGCACGCCCGGGAAACAGTTCGCCGGGCCGTGACCGATTGCAGGGCTCATCCTGCAGTTTTCGCTTACAGTGTGGTAAATGAGATTCCCGCGGAAATTGTGCGCTGGAGCGGCGTGAGGAGGGTCGAGTGCTTTATCGACCTTCTTGTTGAAGAAGCCAAGGGAATCGATGATAAAGCCCTGTGCACTTTCGCCTCTTTTCCTCCAACAGAATTCCTGCGGCCGCAGGGAATTGATTTCTGCAGTTTCAATGTTTACCTGCACCAGCTTGCCTCTTTTGAAGCGTACCTGGCGCGGTTGCAATCACTGGTTGGCGACAAACCACTGGTCCTCGGAGAATTTGGGTTCGACTCCAAGAGAGAGGGCGAAGGGCTCAAATGTGAGCTCCTGGCGTCACAGACGGAGGCTGCGTTCCGCGCCGGCGCGGCTGGAACGATAGTCTTCAGTTTCACGGACGATTGGTTCCGGAGTGGTCGGCAAATCGAAGATTGGGAGTTCGGTCTGACAACGCATGCACGCCAACCGAAAGAGTCGTTTCGTACAGTGCAAAAAGCGTACGCCGTTGCCCCCTATTTTCCATTACCGCGTTTCCCCAAGGTCTCTGTTATTGTCGCCAGCTACAACGGCGCGCGCACTTTGAAAGCCTGCCTGGATTCTCTGGCGCGTCTCAATTATCCCGAATACGAGGTGATTCTAGTGGATGACGGTTCCACTGATAACACTCTGGAAATCGCGTCGCTGTATCCTCAAGTCCGCTATTTGCGACAAGGCAACCAGGGCCTTTCTGTCGCTCGCAACACTGGCGTTGGCGCAGCTTCAGGTGAAATCATTGCTTTCACCGATTCCGACTGTCGAGCGGACGACGATTGGCTGCGATATCTTGTTGGCGACCTGTTGCGAGGGGACTACAAGGGAATCGGCGGACACAACTTCCTTCCTCCCGAGGATTCATCAGTCGCGGCAGCGGTGCTGGTGTCGCCGGGAGGGCCGGCGCACGTAATGCTCACCGACCGCGAAGCCGAGCACGTCCCGGGATGCAACATGGGTTTCTACAAATGGGCGTTGGATGACATCCGAGGATTCGATCCCGTATTCCGGAAGGCGGGCGATGATGTTGACGTCTGCTGGAGGTTCCAAGAACGCGGACACAAGATCGGCTTTAGTCCTGCAGGGTTCGTCTGGCACTATCGACGCTCGACGGTGAAGGCGTATCTAAAGCAGCAGAATGGTTACGGCGAGGCGGAAGCCTTACTGTTGCAAAAACATCCCGAATACTTCAGCGCGTTCGGTGGCGGTATCTGGCATGGTCGAATCTATTCGGCCTCGAAGTTCGGGGTCACGCTCAGCCGGCCCATGGTTTATCACGGTTTGTTCGGCAGCGGTTTTTTTCAGAAATTGTACACGCCTGCGCCGTCTTTTGCGCTCATGTTTTGCACGTCACTCGAATATCATTTGTTGATAAACCTTCCCCTGCTGGCCCTGTCGATTTCCTTTCATAAGCTTGCTCCAGTCGCGCTGGTCAGCGTTTTGACTTCGTTCGGCGTTTGTGTTGTGGCTTGCATTCAGGCTGAATTACCGAAAAAGAAACGGAAGTTCTGGTCCAGACCGCTTGTGGCGGTGCTTTTCTTTCTGCAGCCGGTCGTACGCGGGTGGGCCCGATACCGATGGCGTTGGGATATTCGCGCCAGACCGCAACCAAGGAGCGGTGCAGCCGACTCGGACGACCGCATTCATCAAAGTCAACTTGTTGAAACGAGTTGCTATTGGTCCAACGAAGGTGCCGACCGATATACCTTTCTGAACAGGATCCTGTCTGGGCTTGATCTGGGTGGCTGGCAAAGCAAATGGGACTCGGGTTGGAGCGCACATGATGTTGAAGTATTCGGCAGCCGCTGGAGTCGGGTACGCTTAACAACGGTCGCGGAGGAATTGAGCCACAACAAAAGATTTCTCCGCTGTCGTTTCAAGGCGACTTGGTCACTTCCAGCGTTATTCGCTTTTTGGCTACTGCTTTTCGGGGAACTTTTACTGATCAGCTTGTTCGCGTCTTTAGAACCCTGGCTTTGGATGATTCTGCTCGGGACGCCTCTGTTGGGGTGGTGTTTGGAAGATGAAAAACAGCACCAGCAGCAGTCGGTCGCTCTATTGGTCGATGAGATCGCGGGACAACTTAATCTTCAGAAATACGAGTTTAAGGAAAAAAACTGA